The following proteins are encoded in a genomic region of Arachis stenosperma cultivar V10309 chromosome 4, arast.V10309.gnm1.PFL2, whole genome shotgun sequence:
- the LOC130974250 gene encoding subtilisin-like protease Glyma18g48580 has product MGSSKFHYLRIIVLSFLLFTFLPEAVHGSKKCYIVYLGAHSHGPSPTSLDMEAATSSHYNLLTSVLGSHEKAEEAMIYSYNKHINGFAALLEEEEAAHIAKKPNVISVFLSKEHKLQTTRSWDFLGLRRDAKNTAWQKGRFGENTIIANIDTGVWPESKSFRDGGYGPIPSKWRGGKACQLDRVHISPKNLCNRKLIGARFFSDVYEAANGKVNPNERTARDLQGHGTHTLSTAGGEFVPGAHVFAVGNGTAKGGSPKARVVAYKVCWSRTDENSCNEGDIMSAIDQAINDGVDIINLSVGGRRGVTAEDILTDGVTLGAFHAMSNNILCVASAGNDGPYPGTVVNGAPWIFTIGASTIDRDFTSTITFSDGHKIIGGSLSVTLPPDEAFDFILATDGKLANATIKDAQFCKPGTLDPAKVKGKVVNCIRKDNIKSVVEGLEAKSSGALAMSLQNQQQQGKTLTDEAQMVPSVSYHKKSSNSGTNLGGQPPKSPHPPKVPTTYYDVITATAPPSPSLTVKLSPAKTVIGRKPAPVMASYSSRGPNKIQPSILKPDIIAPGVNILAAYSLGTSPTTLQQDPRRFEFNVLQGTSMSSPHVSGIAGLLKTLHPTWSPAAIKSAIMTTATTRDNTNRPIQDAFDDKLAGPFDYGSGHVQPDLAIEPGLVYDIGLKDYLNFLCASGYNQELISALNYNSTFVCRGSHSINDLNYPSITLPNLGLDPVTVKRTLTNVGPPGTYNATAKVDGSEVTVVPNSLTFTKMYEKKAFKVIVQTSSVIQRYKYQFGALVWSDGKHIVRSPITVRRRN; this is encoded by the exons CCATGAGAAAGCGGAAGAAGCAATGATATACTCATACAATAAGCACATCAATGGCTTTGCCGCACTActtgaagaggaagaagcagCACATATTGCAA AAAAGCCAAATGTAATATCGGTGTTCTTGAGCAAGGAGCACAAACTTCAAACAACAAGGTCGTGGGACTTTCTTGGACTAAGAAGAGATGCTAAGAACACGGCATGGCAAAAGGGTAGATTTGGTGAAAATACAATCATCGCCAACATTGACACAG GGGTTTGGCCCGAGTCCAAAAGCTTCCGGGACGGAGGATATGGCCCCATCCCTTCAAAATGGCGCGGCGGTAAAGCCTGTCAATTGGACAGAGTCCATATTTCCCCCAAAAATCTCTGCAACAg GAAGCTAATTGGAGCAAGATTTTTCAGCGATGTGTATGAGGCAGCAAATGGGAAGGTGAATCCAAATGAGCGTACAGCGCGTGACTTACAGGGGCACGGGACCCACACTCTATCAACGGCCGGGGGAGAATTCGTCCCAGGAGCACATGTGTTTGCAGTTGGTAACGGCACCGCAAAGGGTGGGTCTCCAAAGGCCAGGGTTGTAGCGTACAAAGTGTGTTGGTCCAGAACAGACGAAAACAGTTGCAACGAGGGCGATATCATGAGCGCAATTGACCAAGCCATCAACGACGGCGTTGATATCATCAATCTCTCTGTCGGTGGCCGACGGGGTGTAACCGCTGAAGATATATTAACCGATGGGGTCACCTTAGGGGCTTTCCATGCCATGTCTAACAACATTCTGTGCGTCGCATCGGCTGGAAATGATGGACCTTATCCCGGCACTGTTGTCAATGGGGCTCCTTGGATATTCACTATTGGTGCTAGCACCATTGACAGGGACTTCACCAGTACCATTACTTTTAGTGACGGTCACAAAATCATA GGAGGCAGTCTTTCCGTAACATTGCCACCTGACGAAGCCTTCGATTTTATCCTTGCTACGGATGGTAAACTTGCCAATGCAACAATCAAAGATGC TCAATTTTGTAAGCCAGGAACACTTGACCCGGCTAAAGTTAAAGGCAAAGTTGTGAATTGCATCAGAAAAGATAATATAAAATCAGTTGTTGAGGGTTTGGAAGCCAAATCCTCGGGTGCATTGGCAATGTCGTTGCAAAATCAACAGCAACAAGGGAAAACACTTACCGATGAGGCTCAGATGGTGCCTAGTGTGAGTTATCATAAGAAGTCATCAAATTCAGGAACAAATCTTGGTGGTCAACCTCCAAAATCTCCCCATCCTCCTAAAGTGCCTACTACTTATTATGACGTCATAACTGCCAC CGCTCCACCGAGCCCGTCTCTTACAGTAAAGCTCTCCCCAGCAAAAACAGTGATTGGAAGGAAGCCAGCTCCAGTGATGGCTTCCTACTCATCAAGAGGACCCAATAAGATTCAGCCATCCATACTCAAG CCTGATATAATTGCACCTGGAGTGAACATACTTGCTGCCTATTCACTAGGCACAAGCCCCACTACCCTCCAACAAGATCCTCGCCGGTTTGAATTCAATGTGCTTCAAGGAACTTCTATGTCTTCTCCTCATGTTTCTGGTATTGCTGGACTTCTCAAAACTCTGCATCCTACTTGGAGCCCCGCAGCTATTAAATCAGCAATTATGACTACTG CAACCACAAGGGACAACACAAACAGGCCAATCCAAGATGCATTTGATGACAAGTTGGCTGGTCCTTTTGATTATGGGTCAGGACATGTTCAACCAGATCTTGCAATAGAGCCAGGATTGGTTTATGATATAGGATTGAAAGATTACCTCAACTTCTTGTGTGCCTCCGGATACAATCAAGAACTCATCTCAGCACTTAATTACAATAGCACTTTCGTTTGTAGGGGAAGTCATAgcataaatgacttgaattaCCCTTCTATTACATTGCCAAATCTTGGGTTGGATCCGGTAACAGTTAAGCGCACACTCACAAATGTAGGGCCTCCTGGCACATACAATGCAACTGCCAAAGTGGATGGATCCGAAGTTACTGTTGTGCCCAATTCCTTGACCTTCACGAAGATGTATGAAAAGAAAGCATTCAAGGTTATTGTGCAGACATCAAGTGTGATACAGCGTTACAAATATCAATTTGGTGCATTGGTATGGTCAGATGGAAAGCACATAGTTAGGAGTCCTATTACCGTCCGGCGCCGAAactga
- the LOC130974331 gene encoding MDIS1-interacting receptor like kinase 2-like: MPPMSQQLLFIFLCVLIVKLSWVASEKSEANALLKWKASLENQSQVALSSWKNGTSPCRWRGIQCDRSNSVTAINLENYLLKGTLHALDFSSLPNLLTFNIYNNFFHGTIPPQIGNMSKINRLNFSLNPFDGSIPQEMWTLRSIRWLDLSFCNYLTGPIPSSIANLTNLSYLDLGGNNLSCSIPPTIGKLNNLAFFSIESSKIGGSIPHEIGMLSNLEYLDFIGNDLTGNIPSTIANMSKLNQLLLSNNTLSGPIPPFLWNMSNLTLLWLDSNNFSGNIPTSIGNLVNLESLNMMKNQLFGSIPSTIGNMTNLVEISLDFNNFEGHIPASVGNLINLDTLTLQGNFLSGSIPDTIGNLKRLSMLKLSSNMLRGNIPQAVSNLTNMNGFLVDNNYLIGHLPPQICLGGSLASFVAQNNRFTGPVPSSLKNCSSIVYITLQNNHLEGDISQDFGVYPNLNYIDLSNNKFHGQISSNWGKCSSLESLIIAKNNISGGISPQIAEATKLGRLHLFSNQLSGNIPKELGNMTNLFELRIDNNHLSGNIPPEIGLLEGLNHLNLAGNELSGNIPKQVVQLSNLLELNLSNNKLEGSIPSDFKSLETLNSLDLSGNLLNGTIPRVLGELKNLQWLNLSRNNLSGTIPSSFNGMSSLTFVNISYNQLDGPLPNNRAFLHASIESLKNNKALCGNVTGLVPCPSSPSGKSHKVKSLVLLLIFGVLALALCVIGVSVYILCRKARKKEAPAREMQPEEQFSIWSHDGKMAFETIIKATNNFDDKYLIGIGGQGSVYKAELPPGTVVAVKKLHMESDAEDKLNWKAFENEIKALTEIRHRNIIKLYGFCQHSRFFFLVYKYLEGGSLNHVLGDEKLATAFDWERRVNVVKGVANALSYMHHGCKPPIVHRDISSKNILLDSEYEAHVSDFGTAKFLQPGSNWTTHAVVTYGYGAPELVQTMEVTEKSDVYSFGVLCFEILLGKHPADLINSLLSPSTASTTYNLLLVDVIDQRPPHPEKSVVGEIMLITKWALECLSQSPQFRPTMHQVSKELMMGKSPFSHDHFPMIRLGQLNEELLETPLYVIND, translated from the exons ATGCCACCCATGTCCCAACAACTTCTCTTCATATTCCTTTGTGTCCTTATTGTAAAACTCTCTTGGGTTGCAAGTGAAAAGAGTGAAGCAAATGCCCTCTTAAAGTGGAAGGCCAGCCTGGAGAACCAAAGCCAAGTTGCCTTATCATCTTGGAAGAACGGGACAAGCCCATGCAGATGGAGAGGAATTCAATGTGATAGATCCAATTCCGTAACCGCCATCAATCTTGAAAATTATCTTCTCAAAGGTACACTCCACGCTCTAGACTTTTCCTCACTCCCCAACCTCCTCACCTTTAACATCTACAACAACTTCTTTCATGGAACCATTCCCCCACAAATTGGTAACATGTCCAAAATCAATCGTTTGAACTTTTCTTTGAATCCTTTTGATGGTTCCATCCCTCAAGAGATGTGGACACTGAGAAGCATACGCTGGCTTGATCTTTCCTTCTGTAATTATCTAACAGGACCCATCCCTTCTTCCATTGCAAATTTGACAAACTTATCATATCTAGATTTAGGAGGCAACAATCTCTCCTGCTCCATTCCTCCTACAATTGGCAAACTGAACAACCTTGCCTTTTTTTCTATTGAGTCTAGTAAGATTGGAGGTTCCATTCCCCATGAAATCGGAATGTTGTCAAATCTAGAGTATCTTGATTTCATAGGAAACGATCTCACTGGCAATATCCCTTCTACAATTGCTAATATGAGCAAGTTAAATCAACTTTTACTATCTAACAACACCCTCTCTGGCCCAATCCCACCCTTCCTATGGAACATGTCTAACCTCACCTTGCTGTGGCTTGATTCCAATAACTTTTCTGGAAATATCCCTACCTCAATAGGAAACTTGGTCAATTTGGAGTCCCTTAATATGATGAAAAACCAACTTTTTGGATCCATTCCTTCCACAATTGGAAACATGACAAATCTTGTTGAGATTTCTCTCGACTTCAACAATTTTGAAGGACACATTCCTGCCTCTGTTGGTAATTTGATCAACTTGGACACCTTAACTCTCCAAGGAAACTTTCTCTCAGGATCTATTCCTGACACAATTGGAAACTTGAAACGGCTCTCCATGTTAAAATTGTCATCCAACATGCTCAGGGGAAACATTCCGCAAGCCGTTAGTAACCTTACCAACATGAATGGCTTTCTTGTAGACAATAATTATCTCATTGGCCACTTGCCGCCTCAAATCTGCTTAGGTGGTTCACTAGCATCCTTCGTTGCTCAAAACAACCGTTTCACTGGTCCAGTACCAAGCAGCTTAAAGAACTGCTCTAGTATTGTCTACATAACTTTACAGAATAACCATTTGGAAGGAGACATATCCCAAGACTTTGGTGTTTATCCAAATTTGAATTACATTGATCTAAGTAACAACAAATTTCATGGCCAAATTTCATCAAACTGGGGCAAGTGCAGTAGTCTTGAATCCTTGATCATTGCCAAAAATAATATTTCCGGTGGTATATCGCCACAAATTGCTGAGGCTACCAAGCTGGGCAGGCTTCATCTTTTTTCAAACCAATTGAGCGGAAATATTCCAAAAGAACTGGGGAATATGACAAACTTGTTTGAACTCAGGATCGACAACAATCATCTTTCTGGAAATATTCCACCCGAAATAGGATTGTTGGAAGGTCTCAATCACTTGAACCTAGCAGGAAATGAGTTGAGTGGCAACATACCGAAACAAGTTGTTCAGTTATCTAACTTGTTGGAATTGAACTTGAGCAACAACAAATTAGAAGGAAGTATCCCCTCTGACTTCAAGTCATTGGAAACTCTCAATTCTCTTGATCTTAGTGGGAATTTGTTGAATGGTACAATACCAAGAGTgcttggagaattgaagaacttgCAGTGGTTGAATCTCTCTCGCAACAATCTTTCTGGCACAATTCCATCTAGTTTTAATGGCATGTCAAGCTTAACTTTTGTCAACATATCATACAACCAGTTAGATGGGCCTCTTCCAAATAACAGAGCCTTTCTTCATGCTTCAATTGAATCATTGAAAAATAACAAAGCCTTGTGTGGTAATGTCACTGGCTTGGTGCCATGCCCAAGCAGTCCTAGCGGTAAAAGTCACAAGGTCAAGTCATTGGTTCTGCTTCTTATCTTTGGAGTACTAGCACTAGCACTTTGTGTGATTGGTGTTTCAGTATATATTCTTTGTAgaaaagcaagaaagaaagaagcCCCCGCCAGAGAAATGCAACCAGAAGAACAATTTTCCATATGGAGTCATGATGGAAAAATGGCATTTGAAACCATCATTAAAGCTACCAATAATTTTGATGACAAATATCTCATTGGAATTGGAGGGCAAGGATCCGTTTACAAGGCTGAGTTGCCTCCAGGTACGGTTGTTGCTGTGAAAAAACTTCACATGGAATCAGATGCGGAGGATAAGTTGAATTGGAAGGCATTtgaaaatgagatcaaagcatTGACAGAAATCAGGCACCGAAACATCATAAAGCTGTATGGTTTTTGCCAGCATTCACGATTCTTCTTTTTGGTATACAAGTACCTGGAGGGTGGCAGTTTGAATCATGTACTAGGTGATGAAAAGCTAGCAACTGCATTTGACTGGGAAAGGCGGGTGAATGTGGTTAAAGGAGTTGCTAATGCTTTGTCATATATGCATCATGGTTGCAAACCCCCTATAGTTCATCGTGACATATCAAGCAAGAATATTCTTTTGGATTCAGAATATGAAGCTCATGTCTCTGATTTTGGGACAGCTAAGTTTCTACAGCCTGGTTCAAATTGGACAACACATGCAGTAGTCACCTATGGCTATGGTGCTCCAG AGCTTGTTCAAACTATGGAAGTGACCGAAAAAAGTGATGTATATAGCTTTGGAGTGCTTTGTTTTGAAATCCTTCTGGGAAAGCATCCGGCAGATCTGATCAATTCATTGTTGTCACCATCAACAGCATCAACAACATACAATTTGCTATTGGTTGACGTCATAGATCAAAGGCCTCCTCATCCTGAGAAGTCAGTTGTTGGGGAAATCATGTTGATCACAAAGTGGGCGCTTGAGTGTTTGAGCCAAAGTCCACAATTTCGGCCAACCATGCATCAAGTGTCTAAAGAACTCATGATGGGAAAATCACCTTTCTCTCATGACCACTTTCCCATGATCAGACTTGGACAACTCAATGAAGAGTTATTAGAAACTCCACTTTATGTGATTAATGATTAA
- the LOC130976664 gene encoding subtilisin-like protease Glyma18g48580, translating into MGSSNIYYLHLILSSFLLFTFFPETVHGRKKCYIVYMGAHSHGPSPTTLDMEAATISHYGLLASVLGSHEKAKEGMIYSYNKHINGFAALLDEEEAAIVAKKPNVVSVFLSKERKPQTTRSWEFLGLRRNAKNTAWQKGRFGENTIIANIDTGVWPESKSFSDNGYGPVPSKWQGGNVCQLDKRPRSTKNPCNRKLIGARYFSKAFEATNGNIISPAMHTARDFEGHGTHTLSIAGGNFVPGAHVFAVGNGTAKGGSPSARVAAYKVCWSPTEEKSCHEGDILAAIDQAISDGVDVINLSVGGRQVVTAQDIFTDAVSLGAFHAISRSILLVASAGNDGPAPQTVVNGAPWIFTIGASTIDREFRSTITFSDGRQITGGSLSVTLPPNQAFDFILATDGKLANATIQDAQFCRPGTLNRTKVAGKIVNCLREGNIKSVAESLEANAAGALGMLLENQQKQGKTVSDEPQMVPSVNYRSRGRGPTPGYFPNSLSSHNSNPSYYDVITATTPPSPTPSLTVKLSKATTVVGTKPAPVMASYSSRGPNKIQPSILKPDVIAPGVNILASYSLGVSPSNLETDRRRFEFNVLQGTSMSASHVSGIAGLLKTRYPDWSPAAIKSAIMTTATTRDNTNRPIQDAFDRDLANSFDYGSGHVQPNLAMEPGLVYDLHLIDYLNFLCASGYDQQAISALNFNKTFVCKGSHSIDDLNYPSITLPNLGLSPVTVIRTLTNVGPSGTYNASAKVDGCKITIVPNSLTFKRMYEKKTFKVIVQASSVIQVDKYQFGEMIWTDRKHRVRSPITIRRRK; encoded by the exons CCATGAGAAAGCGAAAGAAGGCATGATTTACTCATACAATAAGCACATCAATGGCTTTGCAGCTTTACTTGACGAAGAAGAAGCAGCAATTGTTGCAA AAAAACCGAATGTGGTGTCAGTGTTCTTGAGCAAAGAGCGCAAACCTCAAACAACAAGGTCATGGGAATTTCTTGGACTTCGCAGAAATGCTAAGAACACTGCATGGCAAAAGGGTAGATTTGGTGAAAATACAATCATCGCAAACATTGACACAG GGGTTTGGCCTGAATCCAAAAGCTTTAGTGACAACGGATATGGCCCAGTTCCATCAAAATGGCAAGGGGGCAACGTTTGTCAATTAGACAAGCGCCCTCGTTCCACAAAAAATCCTTGTAACAG GAAGCTAATTGGAGCAAGATACTTCAGCAAAGCTTTTGAGGCAACGAATGGAAACATCATCAGCCCAGCGATGCATACAGCACGTGACTTCGAGGGGCATGGGACTCACACTCTATCCATAGCTGGTGGCAATTTTGTACCGGGAGCGCATGTATTTGCAGTTGGGAACGGCACCGCAAAAGGTGGGTCCCCAAGTGCCAGAGTGGCAGCTTACAAAGTTTGCTGGTCTCCCACGGAGGAAAAGAGTTGCCACGAGGGTGATATATTGGCTGCAATAGACCAAGCCATAAGCGACGGTGTTGATGTCATTAACCTCTCTGTTGGTGGTCGCCAAGTTGTAACTGCACAAGATATCTTCACCGATGCGGTTTCCTTAGGGGCCTTCCATGCAATTTCTAGAAGCATCTTATTAGTTGCCTCAGCTGGGAACGATGGACCTGCACCTCAAACTGTTGTCAATGGTGCTCCTTGGATCTTCACCATTGGTGCTAGCACAATAGATAGGGAGTTTCGCAGTACCATTACCTTCAGTGACGGTCGACAAATCACG GGAGGTAGTCTTTCAGTAACATTGCCACCTAACCAGGCCTTTGATTTTATCCTGGCTACCGACGGTAAACTTGCCAATGCCACAATTCAAGATGC TCAATTTTGCAGGCCAGGTACACTTAACCGTACAAAAGTTGCAGGTAAAATTGTGAACTGCTTGAGAGAAGGGAATATAAAATCAGTTGCTGAGAGTCTGGAAGCAAATGCTGCGGGTGCATTGGGAATGCTGCTCgaaaatcaacaaaaacaaGGCAAAACAGTTAGCGATGAACCTCAGATGGTGCCCAGTGTCAATTATCGCAGTCGAGGGAGGGGTCCAACGCCTGGATACTTTCCTAACTCTCTATCATCCCACaattccaatccttcttattatGACGTCATAACTGCCAC AACTCCTCCTTCTCCGACGCCGTCTCTTACAGTAAAGCTCTCCAAAGCAACAACGGTGGTAGGAACAAAGCCAGCTCCAGTTATGGCTTCTTATTCATCTAGAGGACCCAATAAAATTCAGCCATCCATACTCAAG ccTGATGTGATTGCACCTGGAGTAAATATACTTGCTTCATATTCACTAGGCGTAAGTCCCTCTAATCTTGAGACTGATCGTCGTCGCTTCGAATTCAATGTGCTTCAAGGAACTTCTATGTCCGCCTCTCATGTTTCTGGTATTGCCGGACTTCTCAAAACACGTTATCCTGATTGGAGTCCGGCAGCTATTAAATCTGCAATCATGACCACTG CAACCACACGGGACAACACAAATAGGCCTATTCAGGATGCCTTTGATCGTGATTTAGCAAACTCATTTGATTATGGATCAGGACATGTTCAACCTAACCTTGCAATGGAGCCAGGACTTGTTTATGATCTTCACCTTATTGATTATTTGAACTTCTTATGTGCATCTGGATACGACCAACAAGCAATTTCAGCACTTAATTTCAACAAAACTTTTGTTTGTAAAGGAAGTCATAGCATTGATGACTTGAACTACCCATCAATTACACTACCAAATCTTGGGTTGAGTCCGGTAACGGTTATTCGTACATTAACCAATGTAGGCCCTTCTGGCACATATAATGCAAGTGCCAAAGTGGATGGATGCAAAATTACCATCGTGCCCAATTCCTTGACTTTCAAGAGAATGTATGAGAAGAAAACATTTAAGGTCATTGTGCAGGCATCAAGTGTGATTCAAGTTGATAAATATCAATTTGGTGAAATGATATGGACAGATAGAAAGCACAGAGTCAGGAGTCCTATCACAATCAGACGCCGCAAGTGA